In Xiphophorus maculatus strain JP 163 A chromosome 17, X_maculatus-5.0-male, whole genome shotgun sequence, the genomic stretch TTGGGAGTCAAGTTGTTTGGTgttgaaattaatattaaaagctGCCAAATGGCAGAATTTGACTGAGAACGCACCACTATTGATTCCGGCAGGTGGAATGCTGCTGGAGATGACGAACCTGGCGCCGGGCCTATCAGAGGGCAGAAAGCAGATTTACGACGCTGTGATTGGTGGAGCTGCCTTGTCTAAATTCGAGGCCATGATGACGGCTCAGGGCGTGGCCAATCAGACGGCCCGGACGCTTTGCTCCACCCACACAGATTACTACAGCGTCCTGAGGAAGTCTGACCATCAACTGGAACTTAAGACTCCTACAGATGGTGAAGTTTAAACATGATGAATAatgattctgactttaattttctgagattaaatgtcaaaaatctgagagaaaaaaaagtcataattttgagaaAAGGGCCTAATTTTTCTCccctcagaattctgactttaatctttagagatcaaaaagtaaacattctgagaaaaagtaaaaattttgagaaaaaaaaatcttatttctgaaaaaatgtcataaatctgaggaaaaaagtcaaatttctgagtttaattttctgagaaaaaatctcagaataatgagattaaagtcagaatttttttctcttgtggCCATAATATTCTTCTGCTGATTACTGATTATAAACTGGTTAAAAAATAGAGGATCAGCTTGTATTTAAAGCTGTTTTGAACTGTTAGTGAATGGATAACAGCAATACACTAATTTCCTCTGTTCCTTGAACTCCTCATACAGCACACCTCACATTTTCACTCTATCTTACACCTTCGTCATTTCCAAAGTAATTCAAATATAACTATGGTCAATTTCTTGAATTAACACTTACACCCCTTTGTCTTCATCCAGGAGTTGTTGTCGGTGTGGATGGTTTGGTTCTGGCTCAGGTTCTGCAGGAATTGGGGGCGGGGCGATCGAAGGCAGGGGAGCCAATCAATCACAGCGTGGGGGCGGAGCTTCTGGTGTCTCCCGGTCAGACTGTACAAAAAGGTGAGACTGATGAAAGCTTGTTACCTGGTTTTTACCTGATtaatttgtcctttttgttGCTGTTCCAGGTGCCTCCTGGTTGCGGATTCATTATGAGGATCCGGTTCCGGGTCCAGATCAGATCAACCTGCTGCAGAAAGCTCTGACTGTAggaaaaaacaataacagcGAAGCAGAACATGTGTGCACTTTAGTAGCAGAAATACTGCCGCCTCACCGTGAGATTATGTCACACTGATCCACACTGTATGGTTTCTGTTACAATCCTAACAAAAAGTAGCAAATCTTCAAATCAAAAAGCAGTTTCTGTATATCTTTCCATCTACCCATTAAACTTCCACCTTTTTAGGTaataacttttacattttgttaaacttAAGAGATGCATATACTTTTTCAGTGTGCCGGGATTATAACACAATTAAATTGAAGACAGTACAATCATATTTTTGTTAGTTTACCACCAAAACAGTAATTCAAGGACTTTACAAAAGAACATTCAAagataattgcaaaataaaaacaattctaaGTGTATTAAATGGAAGATAAATAAAGAAAGCTAAGTttcaaaatcattattttagtGACAAACCTTTCCTTTCTAGTAAATCAATATACGTCTCTTCAGAACATTGTATGTTTGGGTTCttggcgccctctgctggacagTTAGAAAATACGCAGCATGCTGTGAAACGTAAGAGAAGAATAATTTCAACTATTTTCAATAAACTGACCGACGTCCCAGACAGATTGCCTCTAATTTTAAACAGCAATCAGTAGCATAACAGTGCACGAAACAAATTAATGACAACAAATATTGGAGGAAAATGTTAAGCGACAACACGcataatcttatt encodes the following:
- the tymp gene encoding thymidine phosphorylase isoform X1 produces the protein MISGRGLAHTGGTLDKLESIPGFSVQQSADQIRTILAAVGCCIVGQTEMLVPADRVLYALRDATSTVDSLPLITGSIISKKGAESLSALVLDVKFGRAALYKDLQSAKQLAQLLMEAGGSLGIRTGAVLSRMDGTIGRCVGNSLEVIESLETLKGNGPDDLMELVTTLGGMLLEMTNLAPGLSEGRKQIYDAVIGGAALSKFEAMMTAQGVANQTARTLCSTHTDYYSVLRKSDHQLELKTPTDGVVVGVDGLVLAQVLQELGAGRSKAGEPINHSVGAELLVSPGQTVQKGASWLRIHYEDPVPGPDQINLLQKALTVGKNNNSEAEHVCTLVAEILPPHREIMSH